The segment AGTGGCAGGGGGATTGCTGTTGTTATTGATTGCGCTGGATATGTTGCAGGGCAATCTAGAAACTCCCATTGTCGAGCAAAACCGGGATGTTGCGATTACCCCACTCGCGTTGCCCCTTTTAGCCGGACCCGGAACTCTGACAACGGTCATGTTGCTAATGGCAGAATCTCCAGAAGCTCAGGTCAGCGTGGCGATCGGCATTTTATCCGCTATGCTCGTCACCTGGATCATCGTGCGTCAAGCCAGTCAGATCGACAAGTTAATCGGTGAGGAGGGAGCCATTATTGCCACGCAGTTGTTGGGATTTCTGTTAGCGGCTCTTGCGGTTGAAATTGGCAGTGAAGGGATTCGGGAGTTGTTTTTGACGGTGACTTAAAGGGTCAATAGTCTAAAGTCCCTCTTAAAAGGGGAAGTGAGGGGTATCGTGCAGAAGATTAGCATCTCAACCGAGATCTGTGTACACGGTAACTCTTTTAAGGGAGCTAAGTACAATTCGTCGTAAATAGGGGTGGGAATTCGGGGTGAAGGGGTGGAACCCCTTTCAAAACTTATTTTTTGCTGTACTAGTGTGAGTTGAAACCATTTTCATTCTTCGATTTCTTCTACACTCTGTAACGTGTTAAGTATGGGGAACGTGACTGTCGTTGGTAGTTGCAATTAGCAATCGACAATTAATTCTTTCCCGTTTTGCCATTCTGCCCCTTTTATTTACCAATACAAAATCGGCTAAAGATGCGATCGAGCACCGATTCTGTGACTTCTTCTCCAGTGATTTCGCCTAACGCTTGAATGGCACTCCGCAAATCAATTGTCCAAAAATCGAGGGGAAGTTGGTTGGCGATCGCCTCTTGCACCTGATACAAAGCGGCTTTGGCACGAGTTAATGCAGCGGATTGACGTTGGTTGATTGCAACATCAAGGTTGGCGGCTTGCAGAGTTCCCGTTTGAACGGTTGCTAAAATTGCTTGCTCTAGTGCATCAATTCCCTGGTTCTGAGAAGCAGCAGTTTGAACGACCTGGGCGATTACTCCGAAGGGGGGACTGCTTCGCATCGCGTCAGGGTAGCTCGGTAACGATTTCTCATTTCCTAACAAATCCACCTTATTAATCACAAGAATCAACGGACGATGGTTTACCTGGTCGTAAATCATCTGGTCATCATCTGTCCATCCCGCTTGAGCATCGATGGTGAGCAACACCAGATCGGCAGATTGAGCCACTTGACGCGATCGCTCTACTCCAATGCGCTCCACCTGATCGGTTGCCTCGCGAATGCCTGCGGTATCTAACACTTGAATGGGAATGCCACCCACCACTAATTGCGATTCCACCACGTCGCGAGTGGTTCCCGGCAGGTCAGTGACAATGGCGCGATCGCTGCGGCTCCAGGCATTGAGTAAGCTCGACTTGCCAACATTTGGGCGACCCACGATCGCCACCTTTAGCCCCGTCCGCAACAGTTCTCCGCGATCGGCAGTGGCTAAGATGTGTTCAACTGTAGCCAAAACTTGCGTGAGTTGAGCTTTAGTCTCGGCTTCATCCAGTGGTGGCAGGTCTTCCTCAAAATCAATCCGGGCTTCGATCTCCGCCAAGATATCCAGACAAGTTGCCCGTAGTTGTCGAATCGGTTGTGCCAGTTTGCCTTGAAGCCCTGCTAATGCAGTTTGAGCCGCCTGGGGCGATCGCGCTCCCACCAGATCGGCAATGCTTTCTGCTTGAGTCAGGTCAATTCGTCCATTCAAAAAGGCTCGCAGGGTAAATTCCCCCGGTTCCGCCAGTCGTGCTCCTTGCTCCAGACACAACTGCAACACCTGCTGCACCGCCATGATTCCCCCATGACAGTGAAACTCCACGACATCTTCTCGCGTGTAGGATCGTGGTGCCAACATCAACAGCAGCAACGCTTCATCCACAACTTGATGACTCTGAGGATGGTGTACCTGACCGTAGAGAATGCGATGACTTTCCCAGGGTTGCTGGCCGGGTGCATGAAAGAGTTGGTGGGCGATCGCAACTGCCGTTGATCCAGATAGGCGCACGATTCCCACGCTGCCTTGTTGCGGCACAATAGCAGTGGCAATAGCGGCGATCGTTTCTCCCTGTAAAATCTTGGTCATTCCATTTACGATTACGCAACCCAGATCTCAATTTAACGTGATTGAGGAACAGATAACTTGCTAGTCCTTGGCGGCGGAAGTCTACCTATCCATTAACAAGGGGCTTAAGCCCCTTGCCTGAACTCCGTAACTTCCAAAGGTTAGTGAACTTACGCCTTGGTCTACTAGCTCTCTCAAGAGCTTCAATCCATGATTGAGATGTATCCCTCTTCTGTCACTCTCTTCGTCAACAAATCTCATACAAACCTCGTTTCCAAGCTCCTGCTTGGGAATGGAGTGACGGAGGCTCTGCCTCCTAAAGCAACGGTTGGAGGCAGAGCCTCCATGCGTACATTCCTGGCTAGAAGCTAGAAGGTTTTCGGAAAAATACTCTCCATCCAACGCGATTAAAGAGGGATAAACGTTAATCAGAATACGAACATTAGCGCACCTCAAACATGGCTTCCCTGACGCTAACCCTACGCCCCACGTTGGAACTGATGGATGATCCGTTTGAGCAGATTTGCCGTAGCAACCCAGAGTTGAGGCTAGAGCCTTCCAGAATTTACGTTAGTCCTAGAAGAATTATTAGACCTATAAAATTTATTGATGACAGAGAGTATTTCATGGCGTTGCTGATTGAGGATATGAAATCGCGAGCAAGATGCTCGCACTCCCTTGTAATGATCCCGATAGGGTGAGCGTCTCGCTCACGTTGGGAATTTACGTATCATTTGTCATTTCAGCAACGCCTATTTCATGACCGTACAGCTTCAGTGCCCCCGTTTGTTAGTTCTGGAACCTCAATTGTTACTGCTGAGGTCTCAGTTATTAGTTTTGAGATCTTAGTTACTAGTTTTGAGGGCTGGTTTGTTATTCCTGAGGTCTTAGTTACTAGTTTTGAGGACTCATTTGTTAGTTTTGAGGACTCATTTGTTAGTTTTAAGGACTCATTTGTTAGTTTTGAGGACTCGTTTGTTAGTTGTGAGGACTCGTTTATTAGTTTTGAGGACTCGTTTGTTATTCTTACGGTTGCCAACGTTAATTTCATGCCAAACCAACTAACCACCTCAACCAGTCAGTAAAACCACAGACAGCCAACTAAACCCTTACGTTGATCATTTAACAAATCCATAAAATCACTCAACTCAAACCAAAAACTGATCAATAGAGTTAGAGAAGATCTTTAGCAAGGAGCATCTACATGCCTCTGCAAACTCGCGGTTCTACCGCCCTCGACAAAGCTCAACGTCGTCTTGCTCTATTCAAATCGATTCATGAGCATCTTGACCTCGGACACGGACTCACGAACGCAGCCTATAGCCGACAGATTGAAATCACCCGTGCTGCCCTTGAAGCTCACAACACACTTTTGTCGAATCTGGATGAATCACGCAAAACCCTAGCTCAACTCGATGCAGCCCTTTCAGAATTGTCAGAGCGGATGCTCAGTGGAGTTGCTTCCATCTATGGCAGAAGTAGCATTGAGTATGCCAAAGCAGGGGGTTCTAGACGTAAGAGCAGTCGAGCAATCCCGACTTCTGTTCAAACAACATTTGCTCCCCAATCTACTCAAGCAACTACACCGACGGAATCGACTAGTACCAACGGTAACAGTAAAGCCACATCCATGTCCTAATTCATCTCATCGATTGCATCAAACTGATGAATATTAGAGAGCACGGCAATAGCTGTGCTTTTTTATTGGTTAACGTAACACCGAACCCAATACAGCTAACTCTCTTAAGTGCGATCGGAATAATGTTTGAGCCGAATCACGTCTCGCACCTGATCGAGCAATTTTTAGGGCGAGGTTGGTCTTCACTCATTATGGAAAATCGATCTAATTGGAATATTAGTTTACTAGTGTTGCGAACACAAAGTTCTTCAATGTAGGGGGTTTGGGGGCTTCGTCCCCAAGCAGGGGTTCCACCCCTTCACCCCTTTCAAAACTTATTTTTTGCTGTACTAGTATGCAAGCAAAGCTCATAGAACCAGAAAAAATGCTAGACAAAATCAGCACATTTTCTGAATAGAGATTAATATGCCAGCATCCGAATCCACCTAATATCCCATTTTCCAAATAGAGTGAAAAAATCATCCTAATGGGTCTACGGGGGTATTAGGTTGCAAAAATCGATCTAATTAGACTGTTATGCAGTGGATACCTACTTGCAATTGGTGCTTTCGACCAGGGCTGATCAAGTTGGTTTGATATTGTGGTTCAAGTGAAAGACGTTTTCCGGGTCATATTGAGCTTTGACTTTTGCGAGCCTTGCATAATTCTCCTGACCAAGACCCGCCACAACCCGATCCTGGCCCTCGTCGCCGATAAAGTTGAGGTAGACCGCACCGCTTTCCCAGGGTTTGAGATCAGCTCGAATATCGTGAGTCCACTGCCGAACATGCTGATCATCTGCCGCATCTTGATACAGACCGTAGGGATGAATCAGCCAGGGAGCCTGTCGCCAAGGCAATGGATAGTCGGCGCGCCCACGTCCTAATGCACCGCCTTGAGGTAAAAGAATATGCTGAGATGCTGAAGGCACAATCATGGTGTTGGCATGGGCACAGAATCGATCAATGGCTTCGTCTGGGAATGCATCGAGATACTCGACGGAACAATAGTTGCGGTAGCCGGGAGGATCGTCGAGCATACACTGGAGATCGGCATAGGGCATTTCTGAAATAAACTCTCCCTGATGTCCCAGTGCCAGCATGGGGGCGGCAACCTGACGAGCTTCGGATAATGGGCCAGCATACGTAACGAGAACGACGAAGGCCAACCTGCCGACTAGAGATTCGGGCACAAATTCCTCTGCGGGACCAGTCACAAAGAGGGCACCCCCACCGATTTCGTCGGGGGCTGATTCCATGAAATCTCGGTAGGTGCGAAGCACGTCTACCCCGGCTTCGGGGGGCCACACCAGCAACATCACGCTTACCGACGACAACTCGTATAACCGTAACGTAAATGACGTGGCGACTCCGAAGTTACCACCCCCACCGTGGAGTGCCCAGAAGAGTTCTGGGTGTTCGGTTTCGCTGGCACGAATAACATCACCATTAGCCGTTACAAGTTCGACGGAGAGGAGGTTGTCACAGGCAAGACCAAACTTGCGGTCAAGCCAACCACTGCCCCCTCCCAATATGTATCCACCCACTCCTGTTGTAGAGGCTCGTCCCCCCGTTGTCGCCAGCCTATAGGGTTCTGTACCCCGATCAAGGTGGCTCATAGTGGCCCCACCCCCAACCGTTACCGTGCGAGCCACTGGATCAACTGAGACGGAATGCATTTGCCGCAGGTCGATGACAAGTCCGCCTTCGGTGAGTGCCTTACCCGCAACCCCATGTCCGCCCCCACGAACGGCAATCTCAAGGCCATGCTGACGGGCAAAGTGAATACTGCGGACGACATCATCTACGCCAGCACATTGAGCAATCAGGCTGGGATGGCGATCGATCATCGCGTTGAAGAGTTTCCGAGCCTCATCATAGGTTGGGGCATCGGGCGTGATGATGTTGCCGATAAAGCCATCGCGCAGTTCCTTTAAGGCGACATCGTTGAGAGTGTGAGATGTCATGGTACGGTTCCTCCTTGTGGGGCTGCTAACCCATCTCAACAATCATCAAAGATGGCCGTGTGAAGCAGCGTGTGAAACCTTTCAGAACTTAATCTGAGCGATGGTGCTGTGGAGAAAGGGGTTATCGATCGCAGTCGCCATGTCGTGAGCGGTCTCAAACGCACCTGGCTCACCGAGCCGAGCTTTGTGCAACAGTGCCCGAACGACAAGCTCCCGCATGCCACACCGGGCAGCAAGTGATTCGAGATCCGCAATCCAGCGAGGTGCCGCCTTCTGCCCCTGTGCGATCGCTACCCGACACAGCGCATCCAGCCCATAGGCCTCAATCCATCGATAGCTATCGGGGAGGCGTCGAGAGATGCGGGGTGCATCGATGAGCATCTGATAGCCCCGGCTGATTTGCCCCCGTGCGATGGCGACCAGCCCCAGTCCACGCATGGCGATGCTTTCTAAACACGGATCGTCGAGTTGTCGCCCCATAACAAAGGCACGTTCTAACTGGCTCGCGGCAGTGCCGAGATCACCCGTTAGCAGATGGACCTCAGCAAGAAGAGATTCGGGAAGGGGGGCTAGCGCCATCCAGCAAGCGTGGGCCTCCTGTAGTGCTCGTTCAAGCACTGACGTGGCCTCAGCAAATTCGCCCCGCAACAGGTGCAAGCGACCGACCCAGCAGCGGGCAAATACTAATGCCTCTGGGGACTCAGTGCGCTCAGCCCGTTGCACAGCGGAACGGAGTACTGCCAGGGCCTGGGAGTAACAGCCCTGATCGTTCAGACAGGCTCCTTCGATGCACTCAATCCAGGCCATTTCAGCGTCGTCTCCGGCGGCGAGGCGGGTGGCCTCACCCAAGAGTTCAAGGGCACGGTGATAACGCCCCCGCTCCAGGTCGGCGAAGGCCAGTTCTCGATAGGCGATCGCAGCGGTACGCTCATCCCCCACCTCAATGGCGCGCGAGACAGCTTCATGCAACGCCGCCCCGCCTTCCTCATCACTCCCCCGACCGACATGGACAAGGGCGTGCCCCAGGGCCGCCAGGACCCGAGCTAAGAGTTGATGATTCTGTTCCTGGCGGGCCAGGGTTGCCGCTTCCCGTAGGGTTTGCAAGCCTTGGCTAATGGCCCCTGCTGCGATCGCAGCCTCCCCTGCCTCAAGCATGGCCTGTAGGGAATAAGGGCGTGTTTTAGATAGATTGATTGTAGGTTGGTGAATCGCCTCCTGTAGCACTGGGCTGGGTTCCGCACCCAACTCCTGCCGGAAAAGGTCAGTACAGTGCATCGCATGCTTAGCGGCTCCATCATAGTCCCCAGCCGTTCGAAGACATTGCACCAGCAGAATGTGGTGAGCCTCATCGAGCGGGTTGAGATCCACCAGCCGTGAGGCGCATTTGAGTGCGTCGTTGATGCGCCCTTCTGCTAAACAGGCTAAGGTCGCCTCATGCAGGATGGCCTCGGTAGCCCCGTTAAGGCGATGTCGTTCGCTGAACAGCCATAGCTCGAATGCAGCACTGCCTGAAACACTGACACCCGCCAAAAGATCCTGACCCAACCCCCGCAGCTCAAGTGCCTCATCCCAGCGTCCTCGACAAACTAAATCGACATCTACCACAGCGGTAGAGGGCAGGATCATCACCAGCGGATCGCCAGACAGCTGACAGCCTGAGCCCAGCACACGGCGCAGATCGGACAAGCTCCAACGCAAGGCACCGAGTGGATCATCTGCTGCCGGAAACAACAATTCTGCTAATCGTTCACGCGAAATTGGCTGGTTCGCTAGCAACAAATACGCGAGCAGACACCAACTTTTGCGCCCCCTTGGCTGCCGATTCACAGCGTCGCGCACTACCCGTGGGTATCCAAGTAACTCAATGCTCAAGGTCATACCCAGATTTTCCCACAAGCCGCAGGCAAACTATAAATCGCAACAACTATCTACTCAACTGCATACCACCCTGCTGGAGCGGACTGGCAAAAGCCCTGGGTCAGGTTGCAACGGTTATTTGCAACCGCTCAACTGGAACGTGTGCGATTCGTTCATCCTAAATGGATAGCAATATTCAGGGACGGATGGCGAGGGTAGAACCTCGACAACTGAAGATCGACACGAAGCCGCATAGATGAAACGGTAGTGTTTCAGATCTGTTGCCACTAACCCCCGGCTGTCGCCGTCCCCCTTGGTAAGGGGGACTACAGGGGGTCTTACAGAGGTTATCAACAGGTTTGGAACACCACCTGGGTTTCTCTTGCAGCTGTTCCACCTCATCAGGGCAATGCTTAATGGCGTCAACAAGCCATCCGTCAATTACTAGAGGCGACCCTTGCGGTATCGGTTTCACCGCACGCCACCTTCACCTGATCTTGCAACATCAGTCCGTACTCTAATCCCTCGACGACCGCTTGATAGGACGCTTCAATGATGTTGGTCGAGACTCCTACCGTTGTCCAGCGTTGATGCCCGTTGCTAGATTCCACCAACACTCGTGTTTTGGCAGAGGTGCCAGCGGTGCCGTCTAAAATCCTTACTTTGTAGTCGCTTAAGTGGAAGGTGGAAATGATGGGATAGAAGTTGATCAGAGCTTTACGCAGGGCTGAATCTAATGCTGAGACAGGACCGTTGCCTTCGGCTGCTTCTAGAATGTCGCGATCGCTCACCGTCACTTTCACAGTCGCCATCGCCTGACTACACCCATCATTCACCTCAGGCACCATATTGCAGGTAATCTGGAAGCCCTTAAGCTGGAAAAATCGGGGACGTTGCCCCAGTGCCTCACGCATCAATAGTTCAAAGCTGGCTTCTGCGGCTTCAAACTGATAGCCCTGGTTTTCCAAAGTTTTGAGGCGTTGCAAAATTTGCCGACAGGTGGGGTCTTCCTTGTCGAGGTCAATGCCAAATGTACGAGCTTTTGCCAGGACGTTACTCAGACCTGCCTGGTCAGAAATGACAATCCGGCGACGATTGCCAATATGTTCGGGTTGAATGTGCTCGTAAGTCAGAGGATTGCGCTCGACTGCGCTAACGTGGATGCCACCCTTGTGAGCAAAGGCAGACAATCCCACGAAAGGCGCGTGATCGTCGGGGGCAAGATTCACCACTTCGCTAATCAGACGACTGGAATCAGTTAGCTTTGATAATTGATCGTCGCTAACACACTGAAAGCCCAGCTTCAGTTGCAAGTTAGGAATTAACGTACAGAGGTCGGCGTTGCCGCAGCGTTCGCCATAGCCGTTAATCGTTCCCTGCACCATGCGAGCACCGCCCATCACCGCAGCGAGGGCATTAGCAACGGCTGTACCGGAGTCGTTGTGGGTGTGGATGCCGATGGGAGGGAGCTGAGATTGGGGATGCAGAAAACGGGCATCTTCAGGTAAAGCCCGATTTCTGGCTTCAACGAACTGAAACACCTCCTGCACGATCGCACTCACTTCATGGGGCAACGTGCCCCCGTTGGTGTCGCAGAGAACCAGCCACTCGGCTCCTCCAGCGATCGCGGCTTCTAAGGTCTTCAAGGCATACTCTGGATTACGTTTGTAGCCGTCAAACCAGTGCTCCGCATCGTAGATCACGCGCCGCTCCTGACTGCGGAAGTACTCGATGGTGTCCTGAATCATCGCCAGGTTTTCTTCCAGTGTGGTCTTCAGCCCCTCGGTAACGTGCAAATCCCACGATTTGCCAAACAGGGTGATCCAGCGTGTACCTGCCGCCAGAATCGGTTGCAGCATGGGATCAGTCGCTGCCGTCTTACCGGGGCGACGGGTTGAACAAAATGCCACGATTTCAGCCTGGGTCAGGGGTTCTTCCTTCAATTGCCAGAAAAACTGCACATCCTTTGGGTTTGCACCGGGCCATCCCCCTTCAATAAACGGAATTCCCATCCGGTCGAGTTGGCGGGCAATCCGCAATTTGTCGTCAATCGAAAGCGACAACCCCTCACGCTGTGCCCCGTCTCTCAGGGTCGTGTCATAGATCCACAGTGGGCGATTGGGTGCGGTTGAAAACTCGAAGGTATCTAAGGTCATGGATGCAAACTAAAGATAGAGATGAGAAACGGAGAACTAGAGAAATTTGAACCAGGGGGAGAGAGCTAATCGTAGACTGTTAAAGGAAGATAAAGGAATACAGAGGAACTACAATGGATTGCATCAGGAGTCGCTATGCCTAAAGTAGCAGCCCAAGGAAAAATCATCGACTGTTCCAAGGGGGCTAAATTGCGTCAAGTGCTCCTGCAATATGATATTGATCTCCACAATGGACAATCTCGTTGGATCAACTGTCGTGGCATCGGTACCTGTGGCACCTGCGCTGTTCAGATTGAGGGAGCCGTGTCCGAACCCAACTGGCGAGATACAACACGGAGATCACTTCCTCCCCATTCTCTCATGCAAAATCGCCGACTTGCCTGTCAAACTCAGGTTTTAGGAGATGTGAAAGTCACCAAGTTTGATGGATTTTGGGGACACGGTGACAACCCAGTGTGGACTGCCGAAGGCGAAGGGGGGCAATGTGAATGAAGTTGTAATTCGAGCGATCATTTTATTACTGGTGTTTATCCTGGCGGGCTATTTGATTAGCCGAGCCACTAAGGGCTTGATTCGTCTCGTGGTCATTGCCGTATTGACGGGTCTGTTTTTGATCGCGGCTCGCTCTATGTTTAATCAAATTATGGAGTCGAGAGCTGCAAACACGGTTCCGCAAACTCCACCCCCAGATGTCAATATAACGGTCAGCCCGACCGCTAGCCCAACGGCGATCGCCAGCCCAACCACCTCTCCAACGGCGGCTGCCAGTCCAGCCACAACCACTGACTCTGACACACCCCTGCAAGCCAGAATTGGCTTAAGAAATGTTCCAACCTTTGCAGCCTACTACGTCGCGTCCTCCAATGGGCAACCTGCGGCAGCGGCCCCAGCATCTACCCCACAAGAGGACTATCAGCCCGACTATCAACCTCCGGCTAACCGAACCACCACCCAACGACCCAGTCAACAACCAATTACTGGCGGATGGTGACTTTTAAAGACACTGTAATTTCCTTGAAAAATCTTGCTTGCGAGGGTTAGTTTTCCGATATTCCCTCGCTAAACTGTAAGTTGCCAACTTTGTTCCACGATCTGTTCAAGTGCAAGGAGGCAGTGGCATGGTTGAGGTACTGGGATTCTTTTTAGTGCTTGCTGCTCTGGCACTGATGGTTGGGACATTGGCACAAGGACCGTTGCGAGTGGTGGGATTTGTTGTCCTCGTCCTAATGGGTCTAATTGCTGCTGGTCCGATTGTAGACCGAACTCCCCTCTCCGGTTTCTTCAACTCTGGTGCTAGCCAAACTGATGAAGCAACCGATCCCTACAATCTGCCCTCCAGCCCAGTTCAGCAAGCTCCAGCCTACGGTGGACAACCCGAATCGGGTGCCAACACAAACACAAACACAAACACAAACACAAACACCAATACCTCAAGAGGATCTTCGCGAAACCGGAGTATTCGTGGGGGATGGTAAGGGAAGGGGGAAAAAAGAAGGATGAAGGATGAAGGATAAAGGATAAAAGGGAAGAGAGAAGAGAGAAGAGAGAAGAGAGAAAAAAGAAGAATGAAGAGGAAAGAGGGAAGAGGGAAAAAAGCTACTCCTTATTCCTCACTCCCTACTCCCCATTCCCGCTTCTCCACTCCCCACTCAAGATCACCAAACCGATTTAAATTGGTAATAGGTTTAAGCCATTCTTTGCGGCGATCGCTGCCGTTTTTTCATGAACAAAACAAGTGACATTTTAATCGTCGGGGGTGGCGTTGTTGGTCTGGCGATCGCGGTTGAACTGAAGTTGCGCGGAGCCACTGTCACCGTTCTTAGTCGTGATTTTCAACAAGCGGCAAGCCATGCGGCTGCGGGTATGTTAGCTCCCCAGGCTGAAGGTCTGGAGCCAGGGGCCATGCTGGAGCTGTCGCTCAGGAGCCGTGCCCTTTACCCTGAGTGGGTCGCCAAGCTAGAAGAGATCAGCGGCACCTCTACTGGATACTGGGCATGTGGCATTCTCGCTCCCGTTTATACGGCTGAGGCAGACCAGGCAAACTCTCCCAATCCCATCTATACTCAAGCCTCACCTGCTTATTGGCTCGATCGATCCGCGATTCATCTAGCGCAACCCGGATTAGGGGAAGATGTCATCGGCGGATGGTGGTTTCCCGAAGATGGACAGGTGGATAATCGAGCACTGACGCAAGCATTGCGATCGACGGCTCAAATTTTGGGGGTTGATATCCAGGAGGGAATCACCGTCACTGGAATCCAGCAGCAACAGGGGCGCGTCCTCAGTGTGAAGACCCAGGCGCACGACTGGCAAGCAGATCATTACATTCTGGCGACCGGGGCATGGTCGCAGGAAGTGCTACCCGTTCCCGTTTACCCCAAAAAAGGACAGATGCTGGCAGTCAGCGTCCCCCCCGGTTACGCCGATGGGTTGCCACTCCAACGAGTGTTATATGGACCTGACAGTTACATCGTGCCACGCCGAGATGGACGGATTGTAATTGGAGCCACCAGCGAGTCAGTGGGCTTCACTCCCCACAACACCATGGAGGGGATTCAAACCCTGGTGAATGGGGCGATTCACCTCTACCCGACGCTAAAGCACTTTCCCATTCAGGAATGCTGGTGGGGCTTTCGACCAGCGACTCCCGATGAGTTGCCAATCCTGGGAACCAGTCTATGTGATAATTTGACGCTGGCGATCGGGCACTACCGCAATGGTATTCTGTTAACTCCAGTGACGGCTCAACTCATTGCCGATCAGGTTTGGCAACAACGTACCGACCCCCTACTCGAGCATTTCTCCTGGAGCCGCTTTTATGGGCGATCGCCTCAATTCTCTGCCCAACCTCAGATAACTTCGACAGCGATCGCTCCTGCCGCTCACTCCACAACCCATTCTATTCAACTCCAACCCGCTTCTCCCCTTACTCCTGTGCAAACTCTCGAACCTCAAACTCAAACGCTTCAAGATACTCCCCTGGTGATTGCCGGACGATCCTTTTCTTCGCGGCTCATGACGGGTACGGGTAAATATCGCAATTTTGACCAGATGCGCCAAAGCATCACTGCCAGCGGTTGCCAGATTGTGACGGTGGCGGTGCGGCGGGTGCAGACCAACGCTCCCGGACACGAAGGGCTGGGCGAAGCTCTGGATTGGAACCAGTTATGGATGCTGCCCAATACCGCTGGATGCCAGACGGCTGAGGATGCCATTCGGGTAGCACGGTTAGGGCGCGAGATGGCGAAACTCCTGGGGCAGGAAGATAACAATTTCGTCAAGTTGGAAGTAATCCCCGATGCCAAATATTTGCTGCCCGACCCGATCGGTACAC is part of the Oscillatoria sp. FACHB-1407 genome and harbors:
- the cimA gene encoding citramalate synthase, whose amino-acid sequence is MTLDTFEFSTAPNRPLWIYDTTLRDGAQREGLSLSIDDKLRIARQLDRMGIPFIEGGWPGANPKDVQFFWQLKEEPLTQAEIVAFCSTRRPGKTAATDPMLQPILAAGTRWITLFGKSWDLHVTEGLKTTLEENLAMIQDTIEYFRSQERRVIYDAEHWFDGYKRNPEYALKTLEAAIAGGAEWLVLCDTNGGTLPHEVSAIVQEVFQFVEARNRALPEDARFLHPQSQLPPIGIHTHNDSGTAVANALAAVMGGARMVQGTINGYGERCGNADLCTLIPNLQLKLGFQCVSDDQLSKLTDSSRLISEVVNLAPDDHAPFVGLSAFAHKGGIHVSAVERNPLTYEHIQPEHIGNRRRIVISDQAGLSNVLAKARTFGIDLDKEDPTCRQILQRLKTLENQGYQFEAAEASFELLMREALGQRPRFFQLKGFQITCNMVPEVNDGCSQAMATVKVTVSDRDILEAAEGNGPVSALDSALRKALINFYPIISTFHLSDYKVRILDGTAGTSAKTRVLVESSNGHQRWTTVGVSTNIIEASYQAVVEGLEYGLMLQDQVKVACGETDTARVASSN
- a CDS encoding 2Fe-2S iron-sulfur cluster-binding protein gives rise to the protein MPKVAAQGKIIDCSKGAKLRQVLLQYDIDLHNGQSRWINCRGIGTCGTCAVQIEGAVSEPNWRDTTRRSLPPHSLMQNRRLACQTQVLGDVKVTKFDGFWGHGDNPVWTAEGEGGQCE
- a CDS encoding MarC family protein — protein: MNISVLVQTFVAVFVLADALGNAPIVVLLTKGMEADQRNNVIDRATLVATAVLLVFAFAGQALLDYLHISMGSLRVAGGLLLLLIALDMLQGNLETPIVEQNRDVAITPLALPLLAGPGTLTTVMLLMAESPEAQVSVAIGILSAMLVTWIIVRQASQIDKLIGEEGAIIATQLLGFLLAALAVEIGSEGIRELFLTVT
- the mnmE gene encoding tRNA uridine-5-carboxymethylaminomethyl(34) synthesis GTPase MnmE, yielding MTKILQGETIAAIATAIVPQQGSVGIVRLSGSTAVAIAHQLFHAPGQQPWESHRILYGQVHHPQSHQVVDEALLLLMLAPRSYTREDVVEFHCHGGIMAVQQVLQLCLEQGARLAEPGEFTLRAFLNGRIDLTQAESIADLVGARSPQAAQTALAGLQGKLAQPIRQLRATCLDILAEIEARIDFEEDLPPLDEAETKAQLTQVLATVEHILATADRGELLRTGLKVAIVGRPNVGKSSLLNAWSRSDRAIVTDLPGTTRDVVESQLVVGGIPIQVLDTAGIREATDQVERIGVERSRQVAQSADLVLLTIDAQAGWTDDDQMIYDQVNHRPLILVINKVDLLGNEKSLPSYPDAMRSSPPFGVIAQVVQTAASQNQGIDALEQAILATVQTGTLQAANLDVAINQRQSAALTRAKAALYQVQEAIANQLPLDFWTIDLRSAIQALGEITGEEVTESVLDRIFSRFCIGK
- a CDS encoding BTAD domain-containing putative transcriptional regulator is translated as MTLSIELLGYPRVVRDAVNRQPRGRKSWCLLAYLLLANQPISRERLAELLFPAADDPLGALRWSLSDLRRVLGSGCQLSGDPLVMILPSTAVVDVDLVCRGRWDEALELRGLGQDLLAGVSVSGSAAFELWLFSERHRLNGATEAILHEATLACLAEGRINDALKCASRLVDLNPLDEAHHILLVQCLRTAGDYDGAAKHAMHCTDLFRQELGAEPSPVLQEAIHQPTINLSKTRPYSLQAMLEAGEAAIAAGAISQGLQTLREAATLARQEQNHQLLARVLAALGHALVHVGRGSDEEGGAALHEAVSRAIEVGDERTAAIAYRELAFADLERGRYHRALELLGEATRLAAGDDAEMAWIECIEGACLNDQGCYSQALAVLRSAVQRAERTESPEALVFARCWVGRLHLLRGEFAEATSVLERALQEAHACWMALAPLPESLLAEVHLLTGDLGTAASQLERAFVMGRQLDDPCLESIAMRGLGLVAIARGQISRGYQMLIDAPRISRRLPDSYRWIEAYGLDALCRVAIAQGQKAAPRWIADLESLAARCGMRELVVRALLHKARLGEPGAFETAHDMATAIDNPFLHSTIAQIKF
- a CDS encoding FAD-binding oxidoreductase encodes the protein MTSHTLNDVALKELRDGFIGNIITPDAPTYDEARKLFNAMIDRHPSLIAQCAGVDDVVRSIHFARQHGLEIAVRGGGHGVAGKALTEGGLVIDLRQMHSVSVDPVARTVTVGGGATMSHLDRGTEPYRLATTGGRASTTGVGGYILGGGSGWLDRKFGLACDNLLSVELVTANGDVIRASETEHPELFWALHGGGGNFGVATSFTLRLYELSSVSVMLLVWPPEAGVDVLRTYRDFMESAPDEIGGGALFVTGPAEEFVPESLVGRLAFVVLVTYAGPLSEARQVAAPMLALGHQGEFISEMPYADLQCMLDDPPGYRNYCSVEYLDAFPDEAIDRFCAHANTMIVPSASQHILLPQGGALGRGRADYPLPWRQAPWLIHPYGLYQDAADDQHVRQWTHDIRADLKPWESGAVYLNFIGDEGQDRVVAGLGQENYARLAKVKAQYDPENVFHLNHNIKPT